The Leishmania major strain Friedlin complete genome, chromosome 31 genome contains a region encoding:
- a CDS encoding zinc transporter-like protein, whose amino-acid sequence MSPEQPRETTGLTVATAGPAVTNYHTASNTVHVTLAEERTIDEALSAVNARRESEKKVLLGALIFCFVFMIVEFASGVIAHSLALLTDAIHLLTDVGSYALSIGALVAAGRTACGRYSYGWHRAEVIGTLISVFSIWALVTWIVIEAGYRTYDMYMCSRVPAQASAGVAKARECQAVDSRLMILVGVLGMVVNVVCASILYFGGSHGHSHFGSSHGHSHGESEVHDHHHSYRDLHEGDHGHNHGHDDRHDHGHDHEHGHDHEHGHGYPAENGGGIGSHKGFAVHAAILHAMGDCVQSVGVIFAGIFIYFSNLAYYGNHMYEHSLFNLADPFCSVMFALITLNMTKALLMDLLSILMESTPASVDYYALETALQQIDGVISVHDLHVWSLSAEYVSLSVHLVADNSAEALQKAQHICKEHFGIGHTTIQIDSVAVGTAGCASACASPTAHDEILSHYM is encoded by the coding sequence ATGTCACCTGAGCAACCGAGAGAGACGACGGGGTTGACGGTAGCCACTGCCGGCCCGGCGGTCACCAACTACCACACTGCGTCTAATACGGTGCACGTCACGCTTGCCGAAGAGCGCACGATTGATGAGGCGCTGTCTGCCGTGAATGCCCGTCGCGAGTCGGAGAAGAAGGTTCTCCTGGGCGCCCTCATCTTCTGCTTTGTCTTTATGATCGTTGAGTTTGCCAGCGGTGTGATTGCCCACTCGCTGGCCCTACTCACGGACGCCATCCACTTGTTGACTGATGTCGGGTCCTATGCACTGAGCATTGGTGCCCTTGTCGCGGCTGGGCGTACGGCGTGCGGCCGCTACAGCTATGGATGGCACCGGGCTGAGGTGATTGGCACCCTCATCTCCGTCTTTTCGATCTGGGCTTTGGTGACCTGGATTGTGATTGAGGCAGGGTACCGCACCTACGACATGTACATGTGCAGTCGCGTACCGGCGCAAGCTTCCGCTGGCGTAGCAAAGGCTCGCGAGTGTCAGGCGGTGGACTCGCGTCTCATGATTTTAGTTGGTGTGCTTGGCATGGTGGTGAACGTTGTGTGTGCCTCCATCCTCTACTTTGGCGGCTCTCACGGCCACAGCCACTTCGGCTCCTCGCACGGGCACAGCCAcggcgagagcgaggtgCACGACCATCATCACAGTTATAGAGATCTTCACGAGGGCGACCACGGGCATAACCACGGACACGACGACCGTCACGATCACGGTCACGACCATGAGCACGGTCACGACCATGAACACGGTCACGGCTATCCAGCGGAAAACGGTGGCGGCATTGGCAGCCACAAGGGTTTCGCTGTGCACGCCGCTATCCTGCACGCCATGGGCGACTGCGTCCAGTCCGTCGGTGTCATTTTTGCTGGCATTTTCATCTACTTCAGCAACCTAGCTTACTACGGCAATCACATGTACGAGCACTCCCTCTTCAACCTTGCCGATCCGTTCTGCTCCGTCATGTTCGCTCTCATCACGCTGAACATGACCAAGGCGTTGCTGATGGACCTGCTCAGCATTCTGATGGAGAGCACGCCGGCAAGCGTCGACTACTACGCACtggagacggcgctgcagcagatcGACGGTGTCATCAGTGTGCACGACCTGCACGTCTGGTCCCTATCTGCCGAGTACGTCTCCCTCTCGGTGCACCTGGTGGCAGACAATTCCGCCGAGGCACTGCAGAAGGCGCAGCACATCTGCAAGGAGCATTTTG